In the genome of Bacteroidales bacterium, the window TCATTTGGTTGTCGAAATAGGTTGTGCTTACGTCGTCGATGTAATCTGAAAAAGTTTTTCTGGCTCCAAATTCTATACCAATATTAAGACGTCTGTTCAGTCCGTATTTGAATCCTATGCCATATGGTATGCACATACTTATTCTTGAATATTTTTTACGTGTGGGAACTAAGCCTTGTCCTTCCGTTCCTAATGGTTGTAATGCATACCATTTACCATTGTACTTGTTTTTAGGATTAAAATAAATAACGCCAAATCCGACAAAAAAGTATGTATTGGTTTTAAATCCTTTAAGACCTCTAACACGACGAAGATTATAACGATGTCCTTGTTTTTCGCGAATTATAGAATATTCAAATTGGTTAGAAAATTCTGCTATTGGCGAGCGAAAAGCAAGATTTCGATAATGCCTAAATTGCTCATTAGTAAGTTTATCGTCACCTCTAAGCCAACCATAACTTAGCATGGTTTTAGAAGATATGGTTTCGGTTATGCGGTAACGGATACCTATACTCAGTAATGGGCGGGTCATAGAAAACTCTAAATCACGAACAAAATTGGTGCCCTCTTGATCGGCACCTCCTAATTCTCCTAAAAAATTGGTTGCTCCAAGACCATAAAAAACTTCATATCGCATTCTTTTCCATCGGGATGAAGATTGTGAAAAAGTCAAATTTGACCATAAAGAAAATAAAAACAATATTAGTAATGCTCCTTTCATGGAGATTATGAAGTTTCAAAATTTGAAGTCAAAAATATATATTTTAAATTTTATTACAAAAGATTTGGTAAAAAAATACTTGAATTTTTATCAAAATAAATTAATTACGTTTATCAAGTCCCCACATTAATTTGTTTTTCAAAGTGTTAAAAAAATTGTATTCAGGACAATGGAGTAAATTGGTTTCTATATCCGCTTTTGAGATAGTAAAAGTAGCATTTATCGGAACTGATGTTGATTTATGATCTAATGATATCATGCAATGATCAGATCTACCAGTTACTTTAAGGGTTATAATACAAGAATCTGGAACAATAAGTGGTCTGACATTAAGATTATGTACGGCAATAGGAGTAATAACAAAGCTTTTAGAGTCGGGGTGAATAATGGGACCTCCCGCCGATAATGAATATGCTGTACTACCAGTAGGAGTTGCAATTATAATACCATCGGCCCAATAAGTATTTACATGAATTCCATTTATGAGCAAATCGATAGTAATCATTGAAGAAGAATACATTTTGTGAATTGTAAATTCATTTAGGGCATAGTCGAAATCTGTTTTGTTGTTTTCTGTTTCGAGCTTAAGCATCGTTCGTTTATCTATCGAATATTTGCCTCTAAAAATATATTGTAGAGCATTGTCTATATCATTAAAGTTTAAATTTGCCAAAAATCCTAATCGACCTGTATTTATACCCAAAATGGGAATGTTTTTGTTTTTTACTAAATGAACTGCTTCTAAAAGTGTACCATCGCCACCAATTACGATTAACAAGTGGATGGGACGTTTAATTTCGTCTAATTGACGATATGAAAATAATTTGCTGCGTTCGATATTTATTAAATCTTCTTTATCAATATTTTGGAAAAATGCATCATGTATAAAAATATCTTTGTTAAATTTTTGAATAGCATTGATAACGCTTAAAATATCTTTGATAGAGGATTTTAAATGTAAATTAAAATATAATAAAATTGTATTCATAATTTATATAAATGTTGAAAAATGAAAAAATATTCCTTTTTGTTTAAAATTATTAAATGAAAATTCTGTTCTGAATGCAATGTCATAGTAGGTAACAAAGTCTATGCCTATACCGTAGCCATACAACCATTGATTGGTAAGTGGTTCGTTGTATTCGTTTACAACATAACCGGCGTCGCCATTGAGGGATAAATAGAATGCATAATGAAATTTTGCAAATCGTTCGTTTTTTAGTTTGTATATATTTTTGATATGAGGTTTGATTATTTGAAAGCGTATGCTATTAGAACTTAATATAAAGCCTTTGCCATCGATAACGTATAATTCAAAACCACGTGGATAGGTATTGTAACCAAAGGCTTTGGAAAATAAATATGATTTTTCGTCTATTGTTTTGTAGGAAAATGTTAGACCGTGTGCATTGAAAATTCTTGATTTAACTTGATAAAAAAGTGCTGTTTTTATATATGTTGTTGTTATATTAGTATTTTTTATACCTAATCCATCTATTGTTATATCTGGATTGATAAGAAAGCCTTTGAGTGGATACGATACTGAATTCGTTTTATCGAATAAAAAAGAGTAATTAATGGACGGATATTCAAGATGTTTTAGATTATGGTATATAAAATTGTTATTTAATACATATAAACTGTCGTGAATACTATAACTGCTGTATGATATTTGAACTTGATGCCATGTATGAAGTTTGGGTCTATATGAAAAAGTAATGGAATAATCGGTATTAGTATAAAGGTATTGATTGCCAAATACATAAAGAGGCTTATTGTTTTCATTATTGTAAGCTACTTGTTTTTGACGATAATACAGTGTTTTTATTTCAATTCCCCAATAGGGACTTTGAAATATATGGGGTACGGTGTATGCAAATCCAAATTGTTCTCTAAAACCAAAGCGGGCAATAGCTCTAATGAGTTCGTCTCTTCCTCTAAAGTT includes:
- a CDS encoding NAD kinase, with the protein product MNTILLYFNLHLKSSIKDILSVINAIQKFNKDIFIHDAFFQNIDKEDLINIERSKLFSYRQLDEIKRPIHLLIVIGGDGTLLEAVHLVKNKNIPILGINTGRLGFLANLNFNDIDNALQYIFRGKYSIDKRTMLKLETENNKTDFDYALNEFTIHKMYSSSMITIDLLINGIHVNTYWADGIIIATPTGSTAYSLSAGGPIIHPDSKSFVITPIAVHNLNVRPLIVPDSCIITLKVTGRSDHCMISLDHKSTSVPINATFTISKADIETNLLHCPEYNFFNTLKNKLMWGLDKRN